Proteins encoded within one genomic window of Eleutherodactylus coqui strain aEleCoq1 chromosome 1, aEleCoq1.hap1, whole genome shotgun sequence:
- the LOC136622278 gene encoding apolipoprotein L4-like has product MSLTPLSYIMLQPKQQRERQQIKEYLRGFKGLVGNLIEKIESCIIEMTTIAEDLDKFHRGATIASVTGSSFGIAGGITTIVGLALAPVTLGASLIVSGVGIGVAVAGGVTGASASIADTVNMKKKSNKVQELVNQINEMMKGLKEISDNISSEVENIQVRFNQDELFDSTRVLGRSVLSAVEASRMTQLGKISTVASRGAQLATRGVQAAAVISGVLAAVFIIIDAIFIVKGAIDLHKGSKTEEAASIRACAEELKIISLDLQEEHDKCSKELSFIFKY; this is encoded by the exons atgagtttaacACCCCTGAGCTACATAATGCTGCAACCCAAGCAACAGAGGGAAAGGCAGCAG ATTAAAGAATATCTTCGAGGTTTTAAAGGCTTGGTAGGAAATTTGATTGAAAAAATTGAAAGCTGCATCATTGAAATGACCACGATTGCAGAAGATCTGGACAAATTCCACAGAGGAGCCACCATTGCCAGTGTTACGGGAAGTTCATTTGGAATTGCTGGCGGCATCACTACTATTGTAGGCCTGGCACTGGCTCCTGTTACACTTGGAGCATCCCTGATTGTCAGTGGTGTCGGCATTGGTGTTGCTGTAGCTGGAGGAGTCACTGGGGCATCGGCTTCAATTGCTGATACTGTAAATATGAAAAAGAAGAGCAACAAAGTGCAAGAGCTTGTAAATCAAATTAATGAAATGATGAAAGGTTTGAAAGAGATTTCTGACAATATTAGCTCAGAAGTTGAGAACATACAGGTTAGATTCAACCAAGATGAATTATTTGATTCAACAAGAGTGTTGGGAAGAAGTGTATTATCTGCAGTAGAGGCTTCGAGAATGACTCAGCTGGGCAAAATATCGACAGTGGCATCTCGAGGGGCCCAGTTAGCCACTCGGGGGgttcaggcagctgctgtcattTCTGGGGTTTTAGCAGCTGTGTTTATTATAATTGATGCCATTTTTATTGTTAAGGGAGCCATTGACCTGCACAAGGGGAGTAAGACGGAGGAAGCTGCAAGCATAAGAGCATGCGCTGAGGAGCTGAAAATAATATCTCTGGATTTGCAGGAAGAACATGACAAATGCAGCAAGGAACTGAGCTTTATTTTTAAATACTAA